Proteins from a single region of Oncorhynchus keta strain PuntledgeMale-10-30-2019 chromosome 20, Oket_V2, whole genome shotgun sequence:
- the LOC118399523 gene encoding eIF5-mimic protein 1-like — MNTGKQQKPVLTGQRFKTRKRDEKEKFEPTVFRDTIVLGLNEARGDLDAVAKFLDVTGSRLDYRRYADTLFDILIAGSMLAPGGTRIDEGDKAKVTEHCVFTTEENHANLRRYAQVFNKLIRRYKYLQNAFEEEIKKLLLFLKAFSESEQTKLAMLTGILLANGTLPPPILTSLFSDNVVKEGISASFAVKLFKAWISEKDANAVTSALRKANLDKKLLELFPASKQNVEHFSKYFNEAGLKELSDFMRVQQSQGTRKELQKELQERLSQDCPIREMVVYVKEEMKRSALQEQAVIGLLWNILMNAVEWNKKEELVTEQALKHLKHYAPLLAAFSTQGQSELVLLLRIQEYCYDNIHFMKSFSKIVVLFYKADVLSEEAILRWYKDTHTTKGKGVFVEQMKKFVEWLRNAEEESESEGEED; from the exons ATGAATACCGGTAAGCAGCAGAAGCCAGTGCTAACAGGCCAGCGGTTCAAGACCAGGAAAAGGG ATGAAAAGGAGAAGTTTGAGCCCACAGTTTTCAGAGACACAATTGTTCTGGGCCTCAACGAAGCAAGAGGAGACCTCGATGCTGTAGCTAAGTTCTTGGACGTTACCGGTTCCCGACTCGACTACCGTCGCTATGCCGACACCCTCTTCGACATCCTCATCGCTGGGAGCATGCTCG CTCCCGGTGGTACGCGTATTGATGAGGGGGACAAGGCCAAGGTGACGGAACATTGTGTGTTTACCACCGAGGAGAACCATGCTAACCTCCGCCGCTATGCTCAG GTTTTTAACAAGCTTATCAGGAGGTACAAGTACCTGCAGAATGCCTTTGAGGAGGAAATCAAAAAG CTTTTGCTGTTCCTGAAGGCATTCAGTGAATCAGAGCAAACCAAACTGGCTATGTTGACTGGTATCCTATTGGCTAATGGCACTCTGCCCCCGCCCATCCTCACCAGCCTCTTCAGCGACAATGTTGTCAAGGAAG GTATCTCTGCGTCCTTTGCGGTGAAACTGTTCAAGGCATGGATATCTGAGAAAGATGCCAATGCAGTCACCTCAGCCCTGAGGAAGGCTAACCTGGATAAGAAACTCCTG GAGCTGTTTCCTGCCAGCAAGCAGAACGTGGAGCATTTCTCCAAGTACTTCAATGAGGCGGGGCTAAAGGAACTGTCAGACTTCATGCGTGTGCAGCAGTCTCAGGGAACACGCAAGGAGCTACAGAAAGAACTGCAGGAGCGCCTCTCTCAGGACTGCCCCATACGAGAG ATGGTGGTGTATGtgaaggaggagatgaagaggagtgCTCTCCAGGAGCAAGCTGTGATTGGTCTGCTGTGGAACATTCTCATGAATGCTGTGGAGTGGAACAAGAAGGAGGAGTTGGTCACCGAGCAAGCCCTCAAACACCTTAAA CATTATGCCCCCCTGCTAGCAGCGTTCAGCACCCAGGGCCAGTCAGAGCTGGTGCTGCTACTGAGGATCCAGGAGTACTGCTATGACAATATCCACTTCATGAAGTCCTTCTCCAAGATAGTGGTGCTCTTCTACAAAG cTGACGTTTTGAGTGAGGAGGCCATTCTGAGGTGGTACAAAGACACTCACACCACCAAAGGGAAAGGTGTCTTTGTCGAGCAGATGAAGAAGTTTGTTGAGTGGCTGCGAAATGCAGAAGAAG AGTCTGagtctgagggagaggaggactag
- the tspan13b gene encoding tetraspanin-13b isoform X1 codes for MGCAGFTCSKHSLCALNILYVMVSLLMIGIAAWGKWFGLVSSFQVVGGVIGVGVFLFLVALVGLIGAVKHHQVLLFFYMIILFMVFIVQFSVSSACLAINKDQQEHLLEVGWNNSHTTQRDIEKSLNCCGFYYVDNNGTCDAACFPNHSCSPCAEHIQAHAGEVLRFVGGIGIFFSFTEILGVWLTYRYRNQKDPRANPSAFL; via the exons ATGGGCTGCGCCGGATTCACCTGCTCCAAGCACTCCCTCTGTGCGCTCAATATCCTCTATGTT ATGGTGAGTCTGCTGATGATCGGCATCGCTGCATGGGGGAAGTGGTTCGGCCTGGTGTCAAGCTTCCAGGTGGTGGGCGGAGTCATCGGAGTGGGGGTGTTCCTGTTCTTGGTGGCATTGGTCGGCCTCATCGGGGCCGTGAAGCACCACCAGGTCCTACTCTTCTTC TATATGATCATCCTCTTCATGGTGTTCATCGTCCAGTTCTCCGTCTCCAGCGCCTGTCTGGCCATCAACAAGGACCAGCAG GAACACCTGTTGGAGGTGGGATGGAACAACTCTCACAccacccagagagacatagagaagaGTCTCAACTGCTGTGGCTTCTACTACGTAGACAACAACGGAACCTGCGATGCT GCCTGTTTCCCCAACCACTCCTGTTCACCGTGTGCTGAGCACATCCAGGCGCATGCAGGAGAGGTGCTGCGCTTCGTGGGCGGGATAGGCATCTTCTTCAGCTTCACTGAG ATCCTGGGGGTGTGGCTAACGTACCGGTACAGGAACCAGAAGGACCCTCGAGCGAATCCCAGTGCCTTCCTGTAA
- the tspan13b gene encoding tetraspanin-13b isoform X2 yields MVSLLMIGIAAWGKWFGLVSSFQVVGGVIGVGVFLFLVALVGLIGAVKHHQVLLFFYMIILFMVFIVQFSVSSACLAINKDQQEHLLEVGWNNSHTTQRDIEKSLNCCGFYYVDNNGTCDAACFPNHSCSPCAEHIQAHAGEVLRFVGGIGIFFSFTEILGVWLTYRYRNQKDPRANPSAFL; encoded by the exons ATGGTGAGTCTGCTGATGATCGGCATCGCTGCATGGGGGAAGTGGTTCGGCCTGGTGTCAAGCTTCCAGGTGGTGGGCGGAGTCATCGGAGTGGGGGTGTTCCTGTTCTTGGTGGCATTGGTCGGCCTCATCGGGGCCGTGAAGCACCACCAGGTCCTACTCTTCTTC TATATGATCATCCTCTTCATGGTGTTCATCGTCCAGTTCTCCGTCTCCAGCGCCTGTCTGGCCATCAACAAGGACCAGCAG GAACACCTGTTGGAGGTGGGATGGAACAACTCTCACAccacccagagagacatagagaagaGTCTCAACTGCTGTGGCTTCTACTACGTAGACAACAACGGAACCTGCGATGCT GCCTGTTTCCCCAACCACTCCTGTTCACCGTGTGCTGAGCACATCCAGGCGCATGCAGGAGAGGTGCTGCGCTTCGTGGGCGGGATAGGCATCTTCTTCAGCTTCACTGAG ATCCTGGGGGTGTGGCTAACGTACCGGTACAGGAACCAGAAGGACCCTCGAGCGAATCCCAGTGCCTTCCTGTAA